In the Candidatus Bathyarchaeia archaeon genome, CTCTGAGAGGTTTGCAGATATACCTTCAATTTTCTCTTTTAAAACTTCCTGGTCACTTTTGATCTGGGATAGTTTCTCTGATAGAACTTCGACATGCTCTTTAAGTTGATTTATTTCTAGCCGAGATGGGTTGAGAACCCAGGTAAGGTAGTTGCCAGCAAGTACGCCTGCAACCAGTGCTACAGAGACTATCAGAACAACCACTTTAACAGAGAGCTCTCTCTTTGCCTCTTGCTCCATGCCAAACACTACTGAGATGTCAATGTCTATCCAGATAAATATTTCAATGCCCCTTCAGACTTAATCCGTCAAACTAGCTTCCGCGGTGTGTCCCAACTCCCCGTCTATCCTGGCTAGGTTCGGCTTCCATGTGAGCGCCAAAAACCCTCCTACCACGCCAAGAACAAAACCCACGATAACACCCCCACCTACGACTATACTAAGTGTTGAGAACACGGAGATGACGATGCCCCATAACCTCTTCTGTGAAGGGTTGCGGTATAACATAGACGCCCCCAGCAACACGATGACACCGAACATCGCCCCAGCAGCCATCAGCATGTTTAGGAGCAACAGAGCAACGGCCGAGGTGGTTATGTAGAAGTGAGAAGGAGGTATCAGTCCGGCTATGCCAAACTCGACAATAAAGGATCTGATGACGCCCAGAAGCACCACATTGAACAGTATAAGAGAACCCGCAGCGAAGGAGAGAACACATGCCGCCATTGGCCTCTCATTTCTACTCATAAAATCTACCTAGTTCAGGTTTAACACCTGATGCATATAATCCATGCTCCATTTGTAGGTTAGACTATCAATCAGCTAAGATTTGGTTGGTCAAGAAGCTCTCAACCGCCTTCACTAACTCTTCCCTGGAGCAGTCTGTCCTCCACATACTCTCTGGGAGGGTGAGCATCTCTCTCCTCTCAATTCTCCTGCCGACGATGATTACGAAGTTCCCAGCTTCATCCTCGGAAATCTCGATTGCACCCTTATTCTTCAGGCCGCGTATTCCAACTCTATCCCGAACTCTGATCTCTTTAATCTCCACACCTAAACTCTCTGTTGAGGGGATGTAACTTCTCAGCCTTATATAAATACGCCAGAACTCTTCCGCAGCTTAGGTGAGATAGACAGCCCCTGACAGAATAGAGGCTGTAATAACTTTTATACGCATTACTACGTATGAATAAGGTTAAATTGACGATAACAGTCGACGGCGCCGTCCTAAGGAGCGCCGAGAAGGTAGCCGCGGAGAGGCGAACGCCGCTATCCAGAGCGGTAGAAAGCTTCCTGCTGTTCTATTCAAAGATTAAGGTTTACTGTTTCAAATGCGGGGAGAAGATCAATATAGCTGAGGCCATGGTGTGTCCCAGCTGCGGCTGGGTAGCTTGCCCAAGCTGTGAATCCTGCAGGTGCGCCCTAGGCGAGGACGCAGCTGTGGCTGTCTACCATATTAGGAGAACCTACGAGGAGCTTTTGAGTTGGAGAGTGAAATAGCAGTGTTCCCTATAGTTTGGGTATATTGGGCGGTCAGCCTCACAGTAGTGACCTATGCGAGCAGTTATATAGTAAGAAGATTCCCGGAACACGGCTTCGCTGCGCTCACCGCTTTTTACACAATCTACTTAGGCGCATCTCAGATAATTGCCAGTAGGATTGTGGCTTTTGACTTGGGTGTTTACTCATTTTTCGCGCCAGCCGCTGTATTTGTCTACCCATTCATCGCACAGGCGATTGATATGGTAAATGAGACCTATGGGAGGGGCAAAGCCCATCTAGCGATCCTAATAGCCTTCATAACGCAGGTGTTGTTAGTGGTATTTATAGCAATGGTTAACAGTCTACCTCCAGCACCATTCTTCCAGTTTGAGGAGGCATGGCAGAGTCTATTCAGCCTGTCCATAAGGATAACTGTAGCCTCCTGGGTAGCGTTTCTAATCTGCCAGAATATAGATGCGTATGTCTTTGCTTGGCTAAAGAGAAAGTATGAGACAAAGATTCTGTTGCGGAGCACAGTAAGCGACATTTTAGATTTAACTTTGGACAGTGTGATCTTTGTAACCTTAGCCTTCTACGGGGTTATGCCTATAGTTCCCCTGATTATAGGTCAAATAGTTAGTAAGAACCTTATCGG is a window encoding:
- a CDS encoding DUF6114 domain-containing protein; translation: MSRNERPMAACVLSFAAGSLILFNVVLLGVIRSFIVEFGIAGLIPPSHFYITTSAVALLLLNMLMAAGAMFGVIVLLGASMLYRNPSQKRLWGIVISVFSTLSIVVGGGVIVGFVLGVVGGFLALTWKPNLARIDGELGHTAEASLTD
- a CDS encoding queuosine precursor transporter produces the protein MESEIAVFPIVWVYWAVSLTVVTYASSYIVRRFPEHGFAALTAFYTIYLGASQIIASRIVAFDLGVYSFFAPAAVFVYPFIAQAIDMVNETYGRGKAHLAILIAFITQVLLVVFIAMVNSLPPAPFFQFEEAWQSLFSLSIRITVASWVAFLICQNIDAYVFAWLKRKYETKILLRSTVSDILDLTLDSVIFVTLAFYGVMPIVPLIIGQIVSKNLIGILDNPWFIWYKRMTGKAEVEWSSITVTQQA